The Arachis hypogaea cultivar Tifrunner chromosome 19, arahy.Tifrunner.gnm2.J5K5, whole genome shotgun sequence genome has a window encoding:
- the LOC112776178 gene encoding pentatricopeptide repeat-containing protein At3g12770 isoform X1, with translation MILPTTFSFSLTNSRYYNSATISHHFLLRLLQLCVDHCSLKRTHQSHSQILTNGFSQDPFLLTRLISAYATCGYSNFSRRVFETLDAKNVYLWNSMINAYAKNRHFFGALELFRQMCPSVSPDDYTLATVSKVCGELEDLICGKVVHGKSMRIGFLSDVVVANSVMAMYNRCGMFSDAMKVFDEMPHRTVSSFNVIISGFAALERCGSYSSEGFWLKFFMRMQSEGFEPDAFTVASLLPMFCAGSSEKWDYGREIHCYLVKNGLDMDMGSDVHVGSSLIDMYSRSGKVVLGRAVFDQMKSRNVYVWTAMINGYVENREPEHALVMFREMQAKDEAQPNKVSLVSVLPACGLLAGLTGGKQVHAFAIKMELNDDVSLCNALIDMYSKCGSLEYGRRVFDNILYPKDGISWGSMISAYGLHGRGEEAVATYYEMLKQGIKPDMITVVGVLSACSKSGLVDEGIDIYNSLMTKHEMQPTIEICACVVDMLGRSGRLDQALNFIKEMPLDPSPSVWGSLLSASIIHGNSTTRDLAYRCLLELEPENPSNYISLSNTYASDRRWDVVTEVRTMMKERGLRKVPGCSWITISGKTHSFMVADKAHPSSDLIYEMLVDMVSVMTGDVYDDIDILP, from the coding sequence ATGATTCTCCCTACAACATTCAGTTTCAGCCTCACAAACTCTCGTTATTACAACTCTGCCACTATTTCCCACCACTTCCTCCTCCGCCTCCTTCAGCTCTGCGTCGACCACTGCTCCCTCAAACGCACCCACCAATCCCACTCTCAAATCCTCACAAATGGCTTCTCCCAAGACCCCTTCCTCCTCACAAGGCTCATCTCTGCTTACGCCACCTGCGGATATTCAAACTTCTCCAGGCGCGTTTTTGAGACCCTTGACGCCAAGAACGTCTACCTTTGGAACTCAATGATCAATGCTTATGCCAAAAATCGCCACTTTTTTGGGGCACTCGAGTTGTTCCGCCAAATGTGTCCTAGTGTTTCGCCCGATGATTACACTCTAGCAACTGTTTCCAAGGTTTGTGGCGAGCTTGAGGACCTGATTTGTGGGAAGGTGGTTCATGGGAAGAGCATGAGGATTGGGTTTTTGTCTGATGTTGTTGTTGCAAATTCTGTAATGGCAATGTATAATAGGTGTGGGATGTTTAGTGATGCGATGAAGGTGTTTGACGAAATGCCTCACAGGACTGTGAGTTCGTTTAATGTTATAATTTCTGGGTTTGCCGCTTTGGAAAGATGTGGTTCTTATTCCAGTGAAGGTTTCTGGTTGAAGTTTTTTATGAGAATGCAATCTGAAGGGTTTGAGCCTGATGCTTTCACAGTTGCAAGTCTCTTGCCTATGTTTTGTGCTGGTAGTAGTGAGAAATGGGATTATGGGAGGGAAATCCACTGTTATCTTGTGAAGAATGGGTTGGATATGGATATGGGTTCTGATGTTCATGTAGGATCTTCTTTGATAGATATGTATTCGAGGAGTGGTAAGGTTGTTCTTGGTAGGGCAGTGTTTGATCAAATGAAGAGCAGAAATGTTTATGTGTGGACGGCGATGATCAATGGTTATGTAGAGAACAGAGAACCTGAGCATGCATTGGTTATGTTCCGTGAGATGCAAGCAAAGGATGAAGCACAACCCAATAAAGTGTCACTCGTTAGTGTGCTTCCAGCTTGTGGCTTGCTTGCTGGGTTAACTGGTGGGAAACAAGTCCATGCATTTGCTATAAAAATGGAGCTAAATGATGATGTTTCCCTATGTAATGCTTTAATAGATATGTATTCCAAATGTGGGAGTTTGGAATATGGTAGACGAGTGTTTGACAATATTTTGTACCCCAAAGATGGTATCTCTTGGGGTTCAATGATATCTGCATACGGATTAcatggaagaggagaagaagctgTTGCCACATATTATGAAATGCTCAAGCAAGGGATTAAACCAGACATGATAACAGTTGTTGGTGTTCTTTCTGCTTGTAGCAAGTCAGGATTGGTTGATGAAGGCATCGATATATATAACTCACTAATGACTAAGCATGAAATGCAACCAACAATTGAAATTTGTGCTTGTGTTGTTGACATGTTAGGTCGATCAGGCCGGCTTGATCAAGCCTTAAATTTCATAAAAGAAATGCCGCTGGATCCCAGTCCAAGTGTCTGGGGATCTCTTTTAAGTGCTTCTATAATACATGGAAATTCGACGACAAGAGACCTGGCGTATAGGTGTCTCTTAGAGCTAGAACCTGAAAATCCTTCGAATTACATCTCACTTTCGAATACATATGCTTCCGATAGAAGATGGGATGTGGTAACTGAGGTGAGAACAATGATGAAAGAAAGAGGCTTAAGAAAAGTTCCAGGTTGCAGTTGGATAACTATCAGTGGAAAGACTCATTCCTTTATGGTTGCTGACAAAGCTCATCCATCTTCTGATTTAATCTATGAAATGTTGGTTGACATGGTATCAGTAATGACAGGAGATGTTTATGATGATATTGATATTCTTCCATGA
- the LOC112776179 gene encoding haloacid dehalogenase-like hydrolase domain-containing protein At2g33255 — MRCLPTKQFQPQSLPPSLSTTNTPHFTTATNLLPSSSMPLFSSILSKTATTRSLLMSSSRSPKTRLRGVVFDMDGTLTVPAIDFAAMYRAVLGEHEYNRIKSQNPSGIDILHEIENWTPQKQRKAFETIADYERQGLDRLQIMPGAAELCGLLDSKNIRRGLITRNVKSAVDLFHERFGITFSPALSREFRPYKPDPAPLLHICSVWDVLPNEVIMVGDSLKDDVACGKRAGAFTCLLDETGRYDSPKYADVEHKPDFKVTSLAEVYSILEVNFDLSP; from the exons ATGCGGTGTCTGCCTACAAAGCAGTTTCAGCCACAATCATTGCCACCGTCACTCTCCACCACGAACACACCACACTTCACTACCGCCACTAATTTACTACCATCATCATCCATGCCATTGTTCTCATCCATCCTCTCCAAAACCGCCACAACAAGGTCTCTCTTAATGTCGTCTTCGCGTTCCCCCAAAACGCGCCTCAGGGGCGTCGTTTTCGACATGGACGGAACCCTAACCGTTCCCGCCATCGACTTTGCCGCCATGTACAGAGCCGTCCTTGGTGAACACGAGTACAACAGAATCAAATCTCAGAACCCTTCCGGGATTGATATCTTGCACGAGATTGAGAACTGGACCCCTCAGAAACAGCGCAAGGCCTTTGAAACCATTGCTGATTACGAGCGCCAGGGTCTTGATCGTCTTCAAATCATGCCCG GTGCTGCTGAGCTTTGTGGTCTTCTCGATTCGAAGAATATAAG GAGGGGATTGATCACACGCAATGTAAAGTCAGCCGTTGATTTGTTCCATGAACGGTTTGGG ATTACATTTTCTCCAGCATTAAGTAGGGAGTTTCGTCCCTATAAACCGGATCCTGCTCCGCTTCTGCATATATGTTCTGTTTGGGATGTTCTACCAAATGAAGTAATAATGGTTGGAGATAGCCTTAAAGATGAT GTTGCTTGCGGGAAGCGAGCAGGAGCATTTACATGCTTGCTTGATGAGACGGGAAGATATGATTCTCCCAAGTACGCCGATGTTGAACACAAACCGGATTTCAAGGTGACTTCCCTTGCTGAAGTTTACTCAATTTTGGAGGTAAATTTTGACTTGTCACCATGA
- the LOC112776178 gene encoding uncharacterized protein isoform X2 yields the protein MEDHSFLTRMMSHLRSTCKYYTGYPKDLGPSRVIHFTSEREFVELLHEGYPMVVAFTIRGNYTRHLDKVLEEAAVEFYPHVKFMRVECPKYPGFCITRQKNEYPFIEIFHSPEQAANQGRVADPSIKKYNVKVLPFNYDVSAYGFREFFKRHGISASDPK from the exons ATGGAGGATCATTCATTTTTAACTCGGATGATGAGTCACCTTCGTTCAACCTGCAA GTATTACACTGGTTACCCGAAGGATCTTGGACCATCACGGGTTATTCATTTTACCTCTGAGCGCGAATTTGTTGAACTCCTTCATGAAGGTTATCCTATGGTGGTTGCATTTACAATCAG GGGAAATTACACGCGACATCTTGACAAAGTATTAGAGGAAGCCGCTGTGGAGTTCTATCCACACGTGAAGTTCATGCGT GTTGAATGCCCAAAGTATCCTGGGTTTTGTATAACTCGGCAGAAAAACGAGTATCCATTCATTGAGATATTTCATAGCCCGGAACAA GCAGCTAACCAGGGAAGGGTGGCTGATCCAAGTATTAAAAAATACAATGTGAAGGTCTTGCCT TTCAACTATGACGTTAGTGCTTATGGATTTAGAGAATTCTTCAAGCGCCATGGTATAAGCGCATCAGATCCAAAATAG